The Papaver somniferum cultivar HN1 chromosome 3, ASM357369v1, whole genome shotgun sequence genome includes a region encoding these proteins:
- the LOC113361138 gene encoding transcription factor MYB82-like: MESEGITKEEELLNRGPWKPEEDLLLTRYIETCGEGKWATVSKRSGLMRGGKSCRLRWKNYLRPNLKRGDMSEAEEDLIIRMHKLLGNRWSLIAGRLPGRTDNEVKNYWNTHLTKREIIQHAKPDVPMSKRRKLLDHSADKDSTESTCDDQSPNSKTNDESVNETERSTVNGVTDDESKVTMSEVVSHSWMDHMKCGSNNDMQSHWFPMDGKFFDEPYLTSLDSMYFLDSYYGVGIENYSWTESFTYGLDDLYPISYS, from the exons ATGGAGAGTGAAGGAATAACAAAGGAAGAAGAACTTCTTAATAGAGGTCCATGGAAACCAGAAGAAGATTTACTTCTTACTAGATACATTGAGACCTGCGGTGAGGGAAAATGGGCTACTGTTTCTAAGAGATCAG GTCTTATGAGAGGTGGAAAGAGTTGTAGATTAAGATGGAAGAATTATCTTAGACCAAATCTAAAACGAGGCGATATGTCAGAGGCAGAAGAAGACCTTATCATTCGCATGCACAAACTTCTTGGCAATCG GTGGTCATTGATAGCAGGCCGGTTGCCGGGTAGAACAGATAATGAAGTTAAGAATTATTGGAACACACATTTAACCAAGAGGGAGATCATTCAACATGCCAAACCAGATGTACCCATGTCCAAGAGAAGAAAGCTACTTGATCACTCAGCAGACAAGGACAGTACTGAATCCACCTGCGACGACCAAAGTCCTAATAGCAAAACTAATGACGAGTCAGTTAATGAAACAGAAAGAAGCACCGTAAATGGAGTAACAGACGACGAAAGCAAAGTTACAATGAGTGAAGTGGTTTCTCATTCCTGGATGGATCATATGAAGTGCGGCAGCAATAATGATATGCAATCTCATTGGTTCCCGATGGATGGGAAATTCTTCGATGAACCGTACTTGACATCTCTTGACTCGATGTATTTTCTCGATTCATATTATGGAGTTGGTATAGAGAACTACTCTTGGACTGAATCTTTTACGTACGGTTTGGACGATCTGTACCCGATTTCATATAGTTAG